The genomic region TGAGCAGATAGTTTATCCTGAAAATTATAAAAATGCCTATTATTTTGAGGCAAAGAAATTAAGATCACATTCCGCCACATTACTGGTTTCTTACCTGGATTTCCTAAAGGATATTGGAAAGATCTTTGCTGAAAATTCGAAATTAAAACCCAAGGATTTTACTTATAAAACAAAGACGAGTCAGTGTCCCGATTGTAAAGGTAAGGGTTACGTGGAAACGAGTCTTGATGTTACTGCCAATGCTGTGGAAACCTGTGAAACCTGCCAGGGACAGCGGTACAAACCAGAAATTCTCGAACATACGATTTATAGTAAGAATATCGCTGAGGTTCTTAATGTGGATCTTCATGGCTTTAAGGCCTGGTTGAAGGAACATGGTCAACTTGAGAAATTATGGGAGGTTCTGGAAAAACTTCAGGAAATAGGTCTTGGTCATTTAAATTTGGATCAGCCTATTCAAAGCCTGTCTTCAGGAGAGAAGCAGCGTCTATTATTGCTGAACTGGTTGTTGCAAGGTAGCAAAGATGTACTATATATACTTGATGAACCTAGCACTGGCTTACATTATGAAGATATAGATTTGCTCCTAAAGATTTTGAAAGATTTAAGTATTGAAAATGATATTCTGGTGATCGACCATAACCCTTATTTACTGGAGAAAATTGGAATCGGTTTAGAGCTGAAGTAGCATTACTATAAAAAAAGATCCGGTATGAAGATTTAATTTCTTACCGGATCTTTAACTAAATAAGCTATAGCTTTATTTGATATCTTCTACGAACTGAGAAAATACTTTTTTATGCATCTCAAGATCAAGATCTGGTGAAACTGAAACTCTCGCAATGTAATCCTTGTCATCTTCCTTTGTTGTACCCTGCGTTGAGGTAGCTGGTATCGTCCAGTAACAACCTTTTAACTGACCGTAACTTACACAATACTTGCTTTCTTCAGGAATCCTGGTGATCATCATAGTGATCAGTTTTTGATTCAGGGATCTTTTGTAAGATTCACGATCTGCAGCGGTTTCTCCTTTTGTAGGAAGGTCAAGAGAAAATACGGAAGGTGTGAAACCTGCAGCAGCTAATTCTTCAGAAACAAAATTGATCTTTGCTTCGGGAAGTTCAGATTTAATGAAATTCACAAATTCACGGGTATTCTTATAGGCATCTGCAATTCTTTGATTCATGGACGGTAATTGTTCCGCTAGAATTTCGACCTGCAGAGAGGTTGCTTCATTATCGCATACTTTCAAATGCGTATCGATCTTATCCATCAATTCGGCAGCTTTTTGATTCGCCACGGCATAACCGGCCGTACATTTCCCACCACTCGGGAATTTGGATCCACTCACGTAGGAAATTACCCTGATTCCGGCAAGAATACCATCCTCATTGCAGAACTGTACATTCGGACAAAAGGTTTGATCCAGAATAAAAACAGGATCTACAGCAGCTTCACCATCTGCAGTCTTACGGGTTTTCGCCAGAACTTCCTGTAGTTTTTCAAGTTCGGGAACTTCAACACGTGGATTGGTAGGAATTTCAGCAATGATCAGCGGCACTGCATTTTCATTTGCAGCCTGATTCAGCACTTTGTCGGTGCTCTGGACCATATCATTATCACCATCTACCGGTAGATCCATGATCTCAACATTATCCAGACAGGCGGCAACGCGACGAGCCTGATCATTAGTTCCCCCATAACAGTTTGGTGGCACAATAATTCGAATGCCTTTACCTGGATGTTTGGCTAAGGCATCATCGATAAGCCCCATCATGATCGCGTACTGCATGGAAAGACCACAAGAGCCTACAAGAACTTTTGAAGTTGTCGCAGTGATCTTCTGAACTTCTTCGATCACTTTTTTAAGATTGACATCATCTTTCTTCGAATTCTCTTCGGAAGAAAGGTTTACCAGTCTGTGTAGTAATTTATGAGTATCGGCCGGAGTCATCGAAATCGTTTCCCTTCTACGTACATGCTGAATTTCAGAAATATAAGAAGCATTCTTTTCGCCATTTACAATAATTACACTACCCAGTTCCTGCTGAAGGCTTAGCAGAAAATCAATATTTTTATCAATATTCAGATCTTTTAGATCTGCTTTTGAAGTGATATAAATGCTACTACCATCAAAATCTGGAATTGATTCACCTTCTTTGATCTGTAAGGTCTCAAATTCATATCCATATACACTTCGGAAAAGCTCAAAATTGAAATGTTCCGGAAGGTTTTCAGAATAAATTATTTGCGTGTTCTTCTTCTCAAATAAATTCTTCCGAAGTACAGCCAGCAGAGGAGTAGTTTGAGATGAAAAACCAACAATATGATCAGATTTCAAAGCATTCAATTTACCCACGTACCATTCTAGAATAGAGGAAAGAGGATGTCCTAATCTTATGTAGTCATAGGCGGTTGGAAGCTCAGCTAGTTTTTCAGCACTATGATCATTATTAGTGTATAATGCCTCAAACTTCTCCAGAAACTCGGTTTTAGCCAGATCTTCATTATAAATATCCAGTCTGTGAGTAGTTAATTTCACCCAGTCTTCGGGAATGTTCGGGAGTATGTTTTCAATATAATTGGTCACTTTAGACTTTTCCATTACCTGTAATTTTAGATAGGCGGGAATATAGTTCAAATCACTTATTTTAAGAAAAATTACGATCGCAATTCTCTATGTGGATATTAGGAAAACAAAAAATTTTTGGATGAAAATGAAAACTGTAGAAATATTATCTGAGATGGTTAATAGGATGCACGTTGTAAACCCTGGAAGTGAAAAAGTTAGAAAAGCGGCAACTGTAATTCAATTATAGTTTATGACCCTACTCATAAAATACAATTAGATGTTACATCTTATATAGCAGCTACCGCCATCTAATTTTTGGTGAATTTATAACTTATGTTCACTATAAAATTACCGAATTAGTAAACGTAGGGATTTCTTAAGCTATCGTTGTAAACGCAATTTCAGGCTCACTACAGTACCTTTTTCAGGCTCAGATTCAATTTTCAGCGCATCTTCAATATCATAGTCTAAAAGGGCGAGTCTTTCTTTTACTAAGTTTAAACCTTTGGAGTTATGCAGCGGATTCTTTCCAGCCGTCGAAAAACCAGAACCATTGTCGATGATTTTGCAGCACAGAGCATGCTCATCCAGCTTTTTAAAAACTATATCCAGTTTTGGATCTATGCTTTCAACGGTAAATGCATGAACAAATACATTTTCGACAAATGTTTGAAGAATCATGGTAGGAACCTCTACATCGTAAGTGTCGATCGTAGGATCCAGCTCGAAATGAACCTCTACAGTATTGTTCATCCGTGTGTTTTCCACCCGTATGTAAGATTGTAAGTATTCGATTTCTTCAACCAGTAAAATTGTTGGTTTGGTACAGTGGTCAAGATTGAGGCGAATGAGTTTGGCAAAATCACCCAGGAATATCGTGGCGTTATCGATATCGCTATCCATGATATAATTCTGAATGGAATTCATGGCATTGAAGATAAAATGCGGATTCATTTGGGCGAGTAAAGCTTCCATTTTAGTTTCTTCAAATCTTCTTTGAATAGCTCGTTTTTGCCGTTCGAATCGTTTGTTCTTAGCAAGTTCATATTTATAGATCGCGTATACTATCGCCATTATTGCCAGAAAAATGTAAGTAAAGAACCACCAGGTTTTCCAGAATGGCGGTTTAATATTGAAGTTAAGAACGTTCTGAGAGTACGTTAATCCTGTGCTGGAATCCAGAACACGAACCTGCACTTCATATTTATTAGCTGGAAGGTATGGCAATAAAATTTCAGAATTGGAGGTTGGAGTACTCCATTCTTCATCCTGATTTAGCCTGTATTGATATTGTAATTTCTTAGGATATGGATGTGTATTGGTCGAAAAATTGAGCAGCACAGTATTCTCATCGTAATCAAGATCGAGATCATTTAAAGTATTTTCAGGCAGATCGTATACGCTATTATTAATAGATAAATCTTTTAGTTGAATTTCGATTACACGATTTGATGATGCAAGAATTTCTTCGATGTTGACCCTTAAAATCCCGTTTTCACTTCCAATATGTAATTCATCATTCGCAATTTTACTACTGAAAAAAGGCTGTTCCAGGCCTTGTTCTTCATCCAGAAAGATGATTCTGTCTTCCTCCACCAGCGTAATTCCGCGCTCGGTACCTATTATAAGCGTTGTGTCATAAGAATTTAGAAACGAAATGGTGTTTCCCTGGATGCTGGCTCGAGGAATTTTGCGTACTATTTCAAAGGATTCAGGCCTATCCCGAATAATGTATACATCACCAAATTCACTGGAAATAGCGAGATTGTCATTATAAGATATAATATGCCGAAGATTTTTTTCCTTCCAGATTTTAGAATTTAGTAAAGACTTGAAACGACCTTCCTCGTATCTATAAAGACCAGAAAATACTGATGTGAAATAGGTTTTATTTTCAGTTTGTAGACTGCTAACCACCATGGTTGGTGTATCCTTATGGTCTTGTGGATAATAATGGTATGAGAAGGTTTCCAGGTCGTTGTACACCCTAACACCACCATACGGATTGGTTTCGATCAATCTCCCATCGTTCGTGAAATTGATCTCTTCTGAATGTAATGGCAAATATGTATCCAGTTTTCCATCTTGATTTACCGCAAATAAGCCAATATTAGCATTTATCCAGTACTGGTTATTTGAAGTTTTGATATCATAGAAATTAATATCGCTGGCCGCAGTAGAATAATCCAGTTCGTAAAAATGATCTTCATGCTTTGGAAGTGGTAGTGAAGTGGTATCGATATAATTCTGTTGCCAATTCTTGAATTTTCTCAAAGGAATATCGATCGAATCACTAGAGGATATTATCTGAATACCTTCGTCATGAATATAAGCTGAAGTTCCATTGATCTTTGCAAACCCCTTTATATAATGCCCCTTCAGTTCCTCGAATTTTATTAAAGGTTCTAACTGGATCTCGTAAAGTCCCGAGTTCAAAGTTCCTACGTATAATCTTTGAAATAATGCATCATAAGCGAGGGAAAATATGTCTTTACCTGGTATCCCAAAGGAATTTGAGCGATTGCTGAAATCTTCATTCAGTTCGAAAACACCCCCATTACTGTCATAAATTCCCCAGGCTGCGGCATAGATAGTAGCGTCCCTCGTTTTTACATAATCCCAGATTATTGAACTCCCAAGTTCTTCTGAAACAAGGTCTTCTGATTTTATATATTCTGAAATTTCAGATTTAGTATAATGCCCCTTATTACTGCTGAGGATACTGCTATTATCAACGAATGCAGAATAGATATACTTTTGATCGTTAACCTGGTTCAGACTGAATGACCCTTCCGAAATGACTTTAAATACTCCGGTTCTGTAGGTTGTAACATAGAGTTCCTCTTCAAATTCGAAAAATCCGGAAACTCTTAGTAGAGCCTCAGACCCCTCATTTTTCCAGGACTGTGTATCAAATGTTTTCAAATCAACTCTTGAAACACCATCACTAGTTCCAACATACATATAATCTTTGTATGGAAAAAGATGTACGATCTCATCATGAACGAGTCCGTCTTTTGTAGAAATGATCTGGAAATCATCACCATCATAAACACTTATCCCGCCACCGTAACTTCCAAACCAGATTCTGTTCTGCTTATCCTCAGTGATCGCCCAGCAACTATTCAGGGCCAGACCATCTTCTTCAAAATAGCTTTGAAAAATATTGTTCTGTTTACTTACGATCCCGTTTTCTGTTCCTATCCATAACACATTTTTGCTATCAACGAACAGTGCGCGGACGGCATTATTGGGCAGTTCATTCGCAGCAGAATAGTTCCTGGAGGGAAAGTTCTGAGCCCAGATGCACTGGACACAGAAAAGAAGGCATATAAAGCTTCTATTGATTTTGTAAGATAGCATTGATGAATTCCTCTTCTTTACGAAAGGAAACCGGAAGTTTCTCTCCGTTGGTTAACTCAACTTCCTTGTTCGCTTTATGGTAGCGCACAACAAAGTTCAGGTTGATGACATAACTTTTATGTATTCTTAGAAATGCTGAAGGGAGGATTTCTTCTACAAACTTAAGTGTTTTTGTGGCAGTTTTGGTAGTTCCATCAATACCTTTGATCGAACAATAATTACTTTCGGCCTTACAATAGAGGATCTGGTTAGAATGAATTAGCTCAAAACCTTCCAGCGTAGGAAAGGCAAGTTTCGCTATATTTTGATCATTTACATTCAAATTTTCCAGCAGTAACGTCAATTTATCTTTTGTAGATAATTTTCTTTTTCGTTCCTCAAAACGCTTGATCGCATCACCCAGGTCAATATGATTGATAGGTTTCAGGATATAATCCAGAGCACTCTGCCTTATGGCCTGAACAGCGAAACGGTTATGAGCGGTGGTAAATATCACTTCAAAATTTATAAGATCGAATTGCTTGAATAATTCAAAACCACTCTTTTCAGGCATCTGAATATCAAGAAATACCAACTCAGGCGCATGGTTATTTATAGCAACAACGCCAGAGTCAACAGAATGGCACTTGGCTACAATATTGAATTTGTTCGGAAAATATCTTAGAAGCGTTTTTTCAAGTACATTTTGTGCACTTAGCTCGTCGTCGATTATAACTACTTTGATCATGCCATAAACTTACATATTTGCAAAGATATGACCATAGGGTAAAAGCTGTAAAAAAGTCGCAAGACTTATTGAGCTTTTATAATGCAAAAAGCCACTATTATAAATAGTGGCCTTTCGCCTTCAGAAAACAGAATAATGTGGTTGAGTTATTACACTTAGAACGCTCCTATAAAGTGACTACCCTGAGTGTTCACCAGTTCAGCACCTTTAGTAACTTCTGCAGTCTCGGTATCAACAATATAAATGTTTCCATTTTCGCCAACCGGAGCCTGCGTAAGATAAATTTCGGTACCATCTACTGCAAATCCCTGGTATTGGAAAAGGTAGAAATTAGGGTCGTAAGGAATAGCGTCGATCTTTTGTGCTGTCTTGGAATTCAGGTCTATTAAAGCAAAATATCCCTGTGCACCAGCAACACCTTCAGCCGATCCGGCATGTCGATAAGCAAGCACAGCCTTTCCATTCGATGTTGGTCTCCATGCAAGGATATAAGCATCATCTACGCCTAGAGCTTCGTCAAGATTGAATACATAAGAGTCATCATATTCATTATCTGAGTCGATCTTTAAAATATGTGAACCTTGTGGATCACCCTGATTTGCCTGGTATACACTTCCATTATATTCAAAGGCATTTATGCTACGATACCCGTTAGTATTACCAAGTCCAACTTCAGAAACGATCACTTCAGGGTTTAGAAGAGATGGATAATCAAGAACAATAGATCTGGAGGCTAAAACTTCACCATTATTATCTCTCTCTCCAGTTTCTGGATCTACCTTACTAAGTCTCGCACCAATATAGATTTTATCACCCGCTGCATTTAGAGTTGGCATATCGATTCTTGAGATGTAATACCCTGCAGCTTCATCTTCAGCAGAAAGAGGTACACTATGTTCCTGAAATTCCTTGATTGCAGAATTTTGCAAATCCAGGGTTACAATTCCCATGGTAGCTTCAGTACGAACATAAAAATCATCTGATGAATCGTCTGGAGTATCATTATCACTAAATTCGTTTTCAGTATTTACATATACTGCAGCTCCGGTCTGGTCTCCATCAAAAAGTTTGATCCATCTTGGTGCAGATCCTACATAGGGAGCAATACTGATCTCAGAACCTGTTTGTTCGAAATTTTGTCCACCTAGAACATTGTATTTTGTGTAGTTTCCACCAGTATCCCCGGCATAGCTAATATTGAAAATAGTGCTTCCATCTTCTGAAGCCTGTAAACGTGCAGTTCGATTCGACGGAACAATAAATCCATTTTCAAATGGTTCTATAGAAAAGTCAGGATTTTTTGCATCTTCGCTTGAAACTGAATAGATTAAAGTTCCTCCATTTCCATCACCTGGCTCTTCGCCCATTTTTGCTGCAGCAACGGTAATCCAGCGGCTTTCGGTCTCTGGTTCACGAATAATATCATCTGTGCTATCGTCGCTACTACAGGAGGACATAAGTCCAACGACTGCTATCGCGCTAAAAATTGACTTAAAGTTGAAATAATTACGATTCATGTTATGAGTAATTTTGGTTAGAATTTATTTAATGAATAGTTTAATTTTAAGTAGAATGCTCTTCCAGGTTTTTGAACTGAAAGATTGTCAAAAACAGCCTCGTCTAAAATGTTCTTTACGTCGAAGCTTACTACAATATCCTTCCGAGGAAATGTAAAGCTCAAACCGAGATCATGAGTAAGCTGTTGTGGTACTTTAAAAAAGTCGTCTCCAACAGTATTAGGCCCTTGAGGCACCAAGTATGAAAATTCATCTGTGAAGTACATATTGTAGAAAAGATCCAATCTCGATTTCTTCTGAAGTAGATTTTTAAGCGTATATCTGGCATTTCCACTCATAGTAAGAAATGGAGTATTTGGCACATCAATTTCAGATCCCCTGTTATCGATTTTAAGGTCAAAACGGGAAACATTGAAATTGAAATCCAGATTGTTATTGTAGGAGTAATTGAATTGTGCATCAAAACCCTTGGAAGTTCCGCTGCCCTGGTTCACGTATAAGATCAATTCATCATCTACATTCAGGGACGTTTCAATAGGCAATCCAATTCTATCTTTAATGTTTCGTAGAAAAAGATTCGTGGTTATTCCTATCCTGTGTCTTTGGTAATTAAAAGTACCTAATCTTAATCCTACATTGAAATTGTTACTTTGCTCTGGGTTGATACTAGAATTTGCTACCACATTATCTCCATCATTTCCAAAGATTTCAGTTTCTTCTGGTAGTCTAACGGCCTTTTCCGCAGAGGTGAGAAGCATTACTTCTGGAGTTATCGCGTAGGATAGTGCAAATCCATAACCTTCA from Christiangramia sp. OXR-203 harbors:
- a CDS encoding cystathionine beta-synthase, which produces MEKSKVTNYIENILPNIPEDWVKLTTHRLDIYNEDLAKTEFLEKFEALYTNNDHSAEKLAELPTAYDYIRLGHPLSSILEWYVGKLNALKSDHIVGFSSQTTPLLAVLRKNLFEKKNTQIIYSENLPEHFNFELFRSVYGYEFETLQIKEGESIPDFDGSSIYITSKADLKDLNIDKNIDFLLSLQQELGSVIIVNGEKNASYISEIQHVRRRETISMTPADTHKLLHRLVNLSSEENSKKDDVNLKKVIEEVQKITATTSKVLVGSCGLSMQYAIMMGLIDDALAKHPGKGIRIIVPPNCYGGTNDQARRVAACLDNVEIMDLPVDGDNDMVQSTDKVLNQAANENAVPLIIAEIPTNPRVEVPELEKLQEVLAKTRKTADGEAAVDPVFILDQTFCPNVQFCNEDGILAGIRVISYVSGSKFPSGGKCTAGYAVANQKAAELMDKIDTHLKVCDNEATSLQVEILAEQLPSMNQRIADAYKNTREFVNFIKSELPEAKINFVSEELAAAGFTPSVFSLDLPTKGETAADRESYKRSLNQKLITMMITRIPEESKYCVSYGQLKGCYWTIPATSTQGTTKEDDKDYIARVSVSPDLDLEMHKKVFSQFVEDIK
- a CDS encoding histidine kinase: MLSYKINRSFICLLFCVQCIWAQNFPSRNYSAANELPNNAVRALFVDSKNVLWIGTENGIVSKQNNIFQSYFEEDGLALNSCWAITEDKQNRIWFGSYGGGISVYDGDDFQIISTKDGLVHDEIVHLFPYKDYMYVGTSDGVSRVDLKTFDTQSWKNEGSEALLRVSGFFEFEEELYVTTYRTGVFKVISEGSFSLNQVNDQKYIYSAFVDNSSILSSNKGHYTKSEISEYIKSEDLVSEELGSSIIWDYVKTRDATIYAAAWGIYDSNGGVFELNEDFSNRSNSFGIPGKDIFSLAYDALFQRLYVGTLNSGLYEIQLEPLIKFEELKGHYIKGFAKINGTSAYIHDEGIQIISSSDSIDIPLRKFKNWQQNYIDTTSLPLPKHEDHFYELDYSTAASDINFYDIKTSNNQYWINANIGLFAVNQDGKLDTYLPLHSEEINFTNDGRLIETNPYGGVRVYNDLETFSYHYYPQDHKDTPTMVVSSLQTENKTYFTSVFSGLYRYEEGRFKSLLNSKIWKEKNLRHIISYNDNLAISSEFGDVYIIRDRPESFEIVRKIPRASIQGNTISFLNSYDTTLIIGTERGITLVEEDRIIFLDEEQGLEQPFFSSKIANDELHIGSENGILRVNIEEILASSNRVIEIQLKDLSINNSVYDLPENTLNDLDLDYDENTVLLNFSTNTHPYPKKLQYQYRLNQDEEWSTPTSNSEILLPYLPANKYEVQVRVLDSSTGLTYSQNVLNFNIKPPFWKTWWFFTYIFLAIMAIVYAIYKYELAKNKRFERQKRAIQRRFEETKMEALLAQMNPHFIFNAMNSIQNYIMDSDIDNATIFLGDFAKLIRLNLDHCTKPTILLVEEIEYLQSYIRVENTRMNNTVEVHFELDPTIDTYDVEVPTMILQTFVENVFVHAFTVESIDPKLDIVFKKLDEHALCCKIIDNGSGFSTAGKNPLHNSKGLNLVKERLALLDYDIEDALKIESEPEKGTVVSLKLRLQR
- a CDS encoding LytTR family DNA-binding domain-containing protein — translated: MIKVVIIDDELSAQNVLEKTLLRYFPNKFNIVAKCHSVDSGVVAINNHAPELVFLDIQMPEKSGFELFKQFDLINFEVIFTTAHNRFAVQAIRQSALDYILKPINHIDLGDAIKRFEERKRKLSTKDKLTLLLENLNVNDQNIAKLAFPTLEGFELIHSNQILYCKAESNYCSIKGIDGTTKTATKTLKFVEEILPSAFLRIHKSYVINLNFVVRYHKANKEVELTNGEKLPVSFRKEEEFINAILQNQ